From the genome of Candidatus Hydrogenedentota bacterium, one region includes:
- a CDS encoding ABC transporter ATP-binding protein: MIRTEQLTKRFGEKIAVAPLDLDIPEGTFFCFLGPNGAGKTTTIKMLTGLLRPSGGSVSVGGINIQEEPVAAKRLLGYVPDHPFLYDKLTGREFMRFVAGLYQLTEAHFKAHCEPLLEMFEISRVGDQLIEDYSHGMRQKLSFASCFLHDPKIVIVDEPWVGLDPKNIRFVKDFLKQKTREEGLTVFMSTHTLSIAEEIADKIGIINQGRLLHLGTVTEIKALHENPGSLEEVFLAVTSDDNGEPVA; encoded by the coding sequence ATGATCCGAACCGAACAACTTACCAAACGCTTTGGCGAAAAGATCGCCGTTGCTCCCCTGGACCTCGACATCCCCGAGGGCACCTTCTTCTGCTTCCTCGGGCCCAATGGCGCGGGAAAGACCACGACGATCAAGATGCTGACCGGTCTGCTGCGGCCCAGCGGCGGCAGCGTGAGCGTGGGGGGGATCAATATCCAGGAAGAGCCCGTAGCGGCGAAGCGACTGCTCGGCTATGTGCCCGATCATCCCTTTCTTTATGACAAGCTCACCGGTCGCGAGTTCATGCGCTTTGTGGCGGGGCTTTATCAACTGACCGAGGCGCACTTCAAGGCCCACTGCGAGCCCCTGCTCGAAATGTTCGAAATCAGCCGGGTGGGGGACCAGTTGATCGAAGACTACAGCCATGGAATGCGCCAGAAGCTCTCCTTCGCATCCTGCTTTCTGCATGACCCGAAGATAGTCATCGTCGACGAACCGTGGGTGGGCCTGGACCCGAAGAATATCCGCTTTGTGAAGGATTTTCTCAAGCAGAAGACGCGCGAGGAGGGGTTAACCGTTTTCATGTCCACCCACACGCTGAGTATTGCGGAAGAGATCGCGGATAAAATCGGAATCATCAATCAGGGGCGTTTATTGCATCTGGGGACGGTAACGGAAATCAAGGCACTCCACGAGAACCCCGGGTCGCTTGAGGAAGTCTTCCTGGCGGTCACCAGCGACGACAACGGAGAGCCCGTGGCATGA